GCATCAGAGGAAAATGTCGTCCAATTATAGTGAGAAGCATACTTTCGAAGCCGAGTGGTTCGATCCGGTTGCGTCTCTCCTGAAAAAGTTTCTCCTCTACTACTTTCCTGCTGATAATACGGTAGAAATTGTAAGCGCGATAATCGATTCACTATTCCGAACAAGGCAAGAGCTAAAGAATTGTACAGAGAACGACGAACGATGAAATcagtttctttctcatttttttacagtacGATATTAAGAATAGGAAAGTATTTCTACGTCGAACAAAATGCCAAGGAATTACTGCGAAAGATTTCTACGTCGGAGGAATGGTACACATATTTTCACGATGCCTAAAGATAAAGGATTTTGCAGATGGCGCGACCAAAGCGAAACTTGCCGATCAGATGGAAAGGTAATTCAGTATTGCGGCGTTTGAGTTTGAATATAATGCTAAAGCTGgggcaatttaaaaattccagAACATTGGCGATAATCAAACCGGATGCTATAGATAAAATGGGAGAAATATTGAAACGGATAACGAGGAACAACTTTCATATAGGAAATGTTAAAATGGTCCACATGACCAGAGACGAGGCTGaggaattttataacaaaGATAGAGGACAAAGCAACTTACCGTGAGTTTTGAACACCATTTGTTTTCTAAATGCGACTTTGACTCGGTGCTCCTTGACTTTAATGCGACAATGTCACACCGTTCTTGCAGAATGTTGCTGAAGTACATCACGTCAGGTCCAATTTTGGCACTCCAGCTTATCGGCGAACAGGGAATTGACAAATGGCGAGAACTGATGGGACCGATGGACAGCGTGGAAGCTCGAGAAACCGCTCAGAATTCAATTCGGGCTTGCTACGGCAAAGACAATATCTATAACGCTGTGCATGGGTCGGATTCAACGGAAAGTGCAGCTAGAGTATGTTGAACAATTCAGTAAAATTTCCCTAGATGGAATAGAGAGCGTGTAAACTGAATGTAAACTGTTACAGGAATTGAGATACTTCTTTCCTGATGCAAAGGTCAGGAGCAGGAGTATCAAGAACACCGCAACGCTCAAGAACTGCACCTGCTGCGTGATAAAACCACACGCCGTTCAGTCGCGTCTTATTAGTGAGTATTTGTAACTCAGGTTCGTCGAAAGAAAGAAGATCAAGTAACAATTAGTCGATGAATGACAATCTAAGTGAATTTTCAtactaaaaatataacattCTCAACACGTAGGTTACATCATCGACGATATACAAAAGGCAGGATACACAATATCAGCTGTACAACAGTTTTACGTAGATCCTACAAACGTCGAAGAATTTCTGGAGGTCTATAAAGGAGTTTTACCCGAATATGGGGTGAGGACATAACGCAACCTTGCGATAATAATGAGCTTGAGAATTATCGGAGCAGTACATAATCCAATCGCGTTTATGTCGAGCAGGCAATGGTCACAGAAATGCAGTCTGGACCCTGTGTTGCGATGGAGATCACGCACAGCCACCGTGGAAAAGATGTGCCAACGGAATTCAGGAAGTTATGTGGCCCCATGGACCCCGTGAGTCTtctttctcccccccccccccccccccccacccgcCGCTTTTCTGGtcaaatcaatcaattttcttcGAAGCAATCTCCACTATCTTTAAATTACTCTTGACGATGTATGCTTGATTTCGCGAAGCACTCAAATTTCATTAGTCAAACTGACGCAATTTTCCATTTGAATTTCTCAGGACATAGCGCGGCAGTTGAGGCCGGAAACCCTGAGAGCAAAGTACGGGAAGAACAAAGTCCAGAATGCTGTTCACTGTTCCGATTTGCCGGAGGATGGATTACTGGAGGTAAATTGAGTAAATTAAATCCTTTATTTCATCCTGTGATTCCGAATcgcatgaataatttttagataAACATAATCTCTTCTTTACCATCACCTTCTTCAgagttttatgaaaaaataagcaaCGCCGctgtatatttgtttttttatatttttatattctttacAGGTTGAATATTTCTTCAAGATACTGGCCGATGGTTAGGAGATTTCAACGCTGTCACTACATCCGCAAATTTGACATACATTGTAAATTAAAACTTCGTTATAAATtgtgtacataaatatttttctataaacaataaatcgaaatgaatttagactcaaaaatcatttgtataattttttttaaccgtcgTCGCCTGTATCATacaaacaaataatttaataaatattgcgATAAAATATGGCAAACGAAATATTTGTTCGAATTAAATAAATGCTAttcaattaaaagaaaaaaaaaaataatcgaaacaGTGATTCGTGTTATTAAGTGAATAAAGCATCACATTTAAGTGAGTTGATCCAATATTCGTTACGCCATATTTAATCGGCATAGATATCGTTAGATCGATCAATGTTATAACATCTGTGTGAAATACGTTGAAAATTtagtttcattcattcattcggaCAGAAGAAATGAATGTCGATGAATGAAGGGTACGAATGAATGTAAAGTAATTAGACTTCCAAGTCGAATACACGGAAATGGAAATGAGTAAATGGACACATCATGCTGTATTACGCCATTGCAAAACTGATGACTAGAGCTATTCGTTCAACGATTTCAATTACCTACCTACTTTGCCGCTGTGCAAAATTGAGGCCGTACAACCGTAAATATTTTGCATTACATGTACAGCGTCTATTTATGGAATTTGTTTAATCGACCAAACATATATTCGATACTCACGATCAGCCACGCTTATTTCGAATATGTCCGTAACATAAGAGGATTAAAAAAACGTGAATGAAACTGAGATAAAGAAATGATCCTTACATGATGATAGAAGACTAGGAAATTTCGCAAGACATGAATGATTCCTCAGACTATTAGCCTTCGTTTCTTGCCAAGAAATTCTTCACAGGCATTCACTAGCGTTTGTTTAATAGCCGTGGTATCTTACCGATAATATCCTACCTGCAATAGGAAAACAACAAGCCAAGTAAGAAATTACTTTACTTCGAAGGCAAAGGTGTAACGTAAATGCAAAGTAATCgcggaaatttttacattttttgttttttgcaagattaaaaaagaaaaagagaaattttgttgaaattttttgatcgCTTTTCATCTCGATTTTTAAATACTGAGTCCAAGAGTACGATGAAAAAACTATTTGCAGAGTTATTACTTCAGtaacgataaataattttaacgatacggtataaaatgaattcaagAAAGTCCAAACCTACGTTTGTatcaattgtaaaaaatatcgttcttCATCTCTTCtagttatagaaaaaaatttcaaaacgagtCTTATTGATTCACCTGATTGATCGAAGTATAATTACACTGATCTTCCAGATGTTAATAAAACGAGCTAATAACTCCAAGATTGataatatttgtaattattatatgcttaaaaatatgtaattataatacGATTTTTAATTATCCTTACGTATAACGATTAATATAATTACACCCCGAAATTTATCCTGTGCATAATCAGTTAAAATTACGTAGAGAAATCATTAGCGGTAtccgtataaaataataatagatataGACAAAGTAGACCGCGTCTGGAAAGGTCTACATATTTCGAAACAAGTATACGGAATagggggaataaaaaaataattaccctTCAGGCGATTCAAGCgctacgtgtataatatatctagAGGATATTACGGCGCTGCGCAACGCTCCAGATATTGTAACGACGAATAAAAGTGATCGTTCACCGACCCGCGCAAAATGCAAAGTGTAAGAATGAATACTAGGTGAATGAATTATATTTCTTCTACGAAGTATCAGAAATCCAATCACAATTCGATTCCGTGAGTTTATTagaattcaatttcttcaCGCGTTGCtggagtaaataaatatttttctttaaccaATTGACGTATAGATATTAGATTCGGATGAAGTTGAACTCTTTTACGGTATTGTTTGTCGTATAGTAAaacgtatgtaggtatgtacgtacatacgtggAAGAAATTATACCAATGCTGTAAAAACAAAGTACAAGTGAAATTGAGATAAAATAATGCGAATGATTCAAACACCGCAGACTAAAGATATAATATCTGCGCtaaacaataacaattattaactTATCAGTGTTGTGtatgtaaaagtaaaaataatatcgtaAATCGAGCTGCAATTTCAGATACACCGTGTGTACATAACATTATAATAGACTTTAAGTAAAGATAATTTCATACgtatatgaggtattccacgTCAACTCGACAAGCCAGTGTTAAACCCAGaccatttcaaaatcatttcatgtttttttctaacattttactcggtaaaaattactgcctgaatttttttcaaatttttcttattaaaccgtttattttttataaatatttcaagtcgattgcgaataccaatttttttaagtctgaaaaaaattctcaaaattcccgtgaatgacacaaaacaccctccgttttttaatttttttttttttatcacctagttcggaattttgagatttttaaacccaaaattctCTTTACTAACCAaacatttacaagtaaattgacCCTTCTTTGACACTCACGATTCGATCCTGcgttaattttgggtttaaaaatttcgaaattccgaattaggcgatgcagaaaaaaatagaaaaaaaattcggccctCGTTTTTCATAACGGGGGATGTTTTGTATaattcactggatttttgagaatatttttcagataaaaaaaaatgggcattcgcaatcgacttcaaaatatttataaaaaaaagaaacggagagaaaaatataaaatggatttgagatggtcggggtttaacactggttgAGTTGGCATGAATACCCCATAATAATGGCACATTACTGTACGCGTGAATTATTATATCCATGGCGTTGAATTTGAAAGGTCAATATTTTCTGGATTACTCCGGCTTCGTATTTGCACGTACGTTTAGCTGGACGTGCGGTCGTCAAGTTTTAACAAGCAACAACGTTGTTATTGCAATTTTCGTGTAAAGACGCTCGCTcgcttgtatattatatatatagatatacagatGGCAGGTATACTTAACAACGCAGGAAGAACACGAGGTGCGTATCACATGTGCTTGAAGAAAATCCTTCTATATACCTGTCTGCGTTACGCAAAACATGtgtgaaaataatgagaaagaatttgaaaataaaaacagaacatTCTTTCTCGTTAAACATTGCAGAAATTAAGTAtctggaataaaaataatctccaTGCATTCCAAAAGAGTTAAAATTAACGGTGTAGAGTACTTTTCAGGTTCAtccagaaatttcaaaatccagTTTTTTGCCAAGTTCACGATATTTTCTCATAGATTGAAAATTGggattttttctccaaacttgattcgttcaaatttcaaagatgcgaaaataaaataacaaagaatgaattattctaaatcttgattttaaaaagtgtCACTGATTAGAACGACTACCAATCCAATAATGTctcaagatttcgaaaacttcatctttcgttattttatttacgcatatttgaaatttcgatgtatcggccattcgaaatattcaacCCCCACCCGAAATTTGATCACCCCTGCGGTCTTTGCACCCCTTGATTTTAATCGAGGAGTAAAAAATCGGTCCAAGTAAAAATCCGCCGATCGCGTTTGGCCGCGGAGCTGCGGACCGAGTCGAATATAAAATACTCACTCGCCTCTTGGCGCAATTGGTTTCGGTgattagaaaataagttttgaCGCAAGAGAAGCGACCACCGCTGTTCGGCCCATGTACCTCGAGCCTGACTGCAGCCCCACGAGTAGGTAATACAAGTCGCACAATAGCTCTGCCATGGTAGTGAGTGCGAGTAATGTAGTCAGCGAGTAACTAGTCAGTCGCGCGGCCGACATCGCACTGTGCAGAACACTGCACTAATATAATTGTATTCACCGATTGGCGGAATGTGAAtaaggaaagaagagaaagaaagaaagaaagaaagaaagaaaaaataaaataaaacattataATCTTTCGAAAAGTTCACCGAtttatagaagaaaaatttccttaAGATCTCTAGATCGATTAACCTTAAGCAATAATTCAACattttgcacaatttttacaaaaaaatagaaacgaaATAATGTAACTTTGTGAATTGATAATGCTCACCGCGCGATCGATATCCTACAATTCGATCCATTAACGTATACCTGCAGTAACGACCGCATTCTTTTCCAATAACGCGATAATtcatattattcaaatattctaTAACTACGTGTAACTGCAATCGCAAAACCGTTGCAAAAAGAgactgagaataaaaaataacgacatttgaaaaatctctttATTCAAGCTCATTGTTCGGTGCGAGTATAACAAGTGTGTAAAAGTGCATGCGATCGATAACTGtggattaataataaaattcaaagggtGAGTGCTAAAAATTATCTACAAACGAAAAACagctgatttaatttttttattttgttttctttattttttttaaggcATAATGtgataattttgtattttcgtgTTGACCAAAACACTGTATAGCGTTTCGGAGGTTGTTTAATCGTACACAAGCTGACGTAGCGCATcggatggaataaaaaaaaatttttagttcgCCAACTCGGCGCCAGATGGCGCTGACACTCAGCGCTCCCATAGGAGAGTTGATCGCGGGCTTTACGGCCACCCCGGAGTAGAATTTGAGCTGCTTTCGCATGAAGTCGACACTGCCAACCCAACATCGACGAATACTCATTTGAAATTCacgaatgaaacttttttcacggTAAATTGCAATATTTAGATTCAAAGACGTGAAGTAAATACCGATGATTTGCGGCAAAACAAAGTAGGACGTCTTGATTCTGGCTGTACTACACGACTGGCATGGAATACCTGTGTCAATAAGTGACGTGGAATATTACGGTGGTACCATTGACCTAAATTTTCACCAACGTCAAATATTTCGGCTCTCCTACGGTGTCGAAATACCAAAGCACCGGACCTCTGACTAAGCATGCAAATACATGCGACGAAAATCCGTCTTTACTATATATACGCGATAAGCATATTTCGTAATcacgttttatttattgttaagtCTCGGCGGACCTGCAGGgtattagaaagaaaaaccgCGGTTTTAAT
Above is a genomic segment from Diprion similis isolate iyDipSimi1 chromosome 5, iyDipSimi1.1, whole genome shotgun sequence containing:
- the LOC124406344 gene encoding nucleoside diphosphate kinase 7 isoform X2 → MSSNYSEKHTFEAEWFDPVASLLKKFLLYYFPADNTVEIYDIKNRKVFLRRTKCQGITAKDFYVGGMVHIFSRCLKIKDFADGATKAKLADQMERTLAIIKPDAIDKMGEILKRITRNNFHIGNVKMVHMTRDEAEEFYNKDRGQSNLPMLLKYITSGPILALQLIGEQGIDKWRELMGPMDSVEARETAQNSIRACYGKDNIYNAVHGSDSTESAARELRYFFPDAKVRSRSIKNTATLKNCTCCVIKPHAVQSRLISYIIDDIQKAGYTISAVQQFYVDPTNVEEFLEVYKGVLPEYGAMVTEMQSGPCVAMEITHSHRGKDVPTEFRKLCGPMDPDIARQLRPETLRAKYGKNKVQNAVHCSDLPEDGLLEVN
- the LOC124406344 gene encoding nucleoside diphosphate kinase 7 isoform X1, with amino-acid sequence MSSNYSEKHTFEAEWFDPVASLLKKFLLYYFPADNTVEIYDIKNRKVFLRRTKCQGITAKDFYVGGMVHIFSRCLKIKDFADGATKAKLADQMERTLAIIKPDAIDKMGEILKRITRNNFHIGNVKMVHMTRDEAEEFYNKDRGQSNLPMLLKYITSGPILALQLIGEQGIDKWRELMGPMDSVEARETAQNSIRACYGKDNIYNAVHGSDSTESAARELRYFFPDAKVRSRSIKNTATLKNCTCCVIKPHAVQSRLISYIIDDIQKAGYTISAVQQFYVDPTNVEEFLEVYKGVLPEYGAMVTEMQSGPCVAMEITHSHRGKDVPTEFRKLCGPMDPDIARQLRPETLRAKYGKNKVQNAVHCSDLPEDGLLEVEYFFKILADG